One genomic region from Leguminivora glycinivorella isolate SPB_JAAS2020 chromosome 8, LegGlyc_1.1, whole genome shotgun sequence encodes:
- the LOC125229090 gene encoding testis-specific serine/threonine-protein kinase 1-like, producing MEHGDLLEFVLKKGAILEDQARIWTRQLALAVQYMHELGVAHRDIKCENVMLTVNQNAKLTDFGFSRLCIDRKLRDIQSETFCGSLSYTAPEILQGTPYYPKPADIWSLGVVLYVMLNRAMPFEDKNMKQLYQAQINNNWKFRARCLNVLSDNCKRLVARMLEPNYQQRVKIEDVINGEWIAMDSRLLEWTAQETLAYKKAQEEKNDLLKRTTAHTNKSPNQVDNSIMKVNYDLKDPTTQ from the exons ATGGAGCACGGGGATTTGTTAGAATTCGTGCTAAAGAAGGGTGCTATTCTAGAGGACCAGGCGCGCATATGGACGAGGCAACTGGCGCTGGCCGTGCAGTACATGCACGAGCTTGGCGTGGCGCACAGGGACATCAAGTGCGAGAACGTCATGCTCACCGTCAACCAGAACGCCAAGCTGACCGACTTCGGCTTCTCCCGTTTGTGCATCGACAGAAAGCTAAGAGATATTCAAAGCGAGACCTTCTGCGGCTCACTTTCATACACGGCTCCAGAAATACTCCAAGGAACGCCTTATTACCCGAAACCTGCCGACATTTGGTCATTAGGAGTTGTTCTTTACGTAATGTTGAATAGGGCGATGCCGTTTGAAGACAAAAACATGAAACAGTTATATCAGGCCCAGATCAATAACAATTGGAAATTTCGTGCGCGGTGCCTGAATGTGCTGTCGGATAACTGCAAGAGACTGGTCGCGCGAATGTTAGAACCGAATTACCAACAGAGGGTCAAAATCGAAGATGTCATCAATGGTGAATGGATTGCGATGGATTCAAGGCTGCTAG AATGGACAGCGCAAGAAACTCTAGCATACAAGAAAGCTCAAGAGGAAAAGAATGACTTATTGAAGAGGACCACGGCGCACACCAACAAGAGTCCTAATCAAGTGGACAACTCGATCATGAAGGTCAACTATGATCTTAAGGACCCGACCACGCAATAA
- the LOC125228980 gene encoding testis-specific serine/threonine-protein kinase 6-like isoform X3, which yields MLKYVLQVYKAIHVIDETHNTMLACKVIDTSGAPREYLTKFLPRELDILIRLNHPHIVHVTDIFQRRARYYVFQRYAENGDLLNYVTSNGAVPENQSRLWMRQISSGLHYIHTLNIAHRDLKCENILITSNYNVKITDFGFARGVRCRDRDVLSETFCGSLSYAAPEVLKGVPYLPKLADMWSMGIILYTMLNQALPFNETSARKLYELQVTKKWRFRSNVVNQLSEECKRQVTVLMEPEAKARPTAGGVFNGAWIGMDARLVKLTFLEESLLKQAVSLVEKQMRDSEAETDMERIAEIKSKSRTKEGFRVWKTSDAATIIRSKHMFDDNEKH from the exons ATGCTAAAGTACGTGCTTCAG GTTTACAAAGCAATTCATGTGATAGACGAGACCCACAACACGATGCTGGCGTGTAAAGTGATCGACACGTCGGGGGCGCCCCGCGAGTACCTCACCAAGTTCCTGCCGCGCGAGCTGGACATCCTCATCCGCCTCAACCACCCGCACATCGTGCACGTCACCGACATCTTCCAGCGCCGCGCCAGATACTACGTGTTCCAGCGATACGCCGAGAACGGGGACCTACTCAACTACGTGACGAGCAACGGCGCCGTGCCCGAGAACCAGAGCAGGCTTTGGATGCGACAGATTAGCTCCGGTCTCCACTACATACACACTTTGAACATCGCGCACAGAGATCTCAAGTGCGAAAACATATTGATCACATCAAATTACAATGTGAAGATAACAGACTTTGGATTCGCGCGCGGAGTTCGCTGCAGGGATCGGGATGTCTTGTCGGAGACGTTCTGCGGATCGCTCTCGTACGCCGCGCCGGAAGTGCTGAAAGGCGTCCCGTATCTACCCAAGCTGGCTGATATGTGGTCCATGGGGATCATTCTTTACACTATGCTAAACCAAGCACTTCCATTTAATGAGACTTCTGCGAGAAAGTTGTATGAGCTgcag GTGACGAAAAAGTGGCGGTTCCGTTCGAATGTGGTGAACCAACTATCGGAGGAGTGCAAGCGGCAAGTCACGGTGCTGATGGAGCCCGAGGCGAAGGCGCGGCCGACCGCCGGCGGCGTCTTCAACGGAGCCTGGATCGGCATGGATGCTCGCCTTGTCA AGTTGACTTTTTTGGAAGAGTCGTTACTGAAACAAGCTGTATCACTTGTCGAAAAACAGATGAGGGATTCCGAAGCGGAGACCGATATGGAGCGCATCGCTGAAATCAAAAGCAAGAGTCGGACAAAAG AGGGATTCAGAGTATGGAAAACGAGCGACGCAGCAACTATCATAAGATCGAAACATATGTTTGATGACAATGAAAAGCATTAA
- the LOC125228980 gene encoding testis-specific serine/threonine-protein kinase 3-like isoform X2, which produces MGTPGEKCDLTSPSDLAMLQEKGFIMGKIIGEGSYAKVRASDETHNTMLACKVIDTSGAPREYLTKFLPRELDILIRLNHPHIVHVTDIFQRRARYYVFQRYAENGDLLNYVTSNGAVPENQSRLWMRQISSGLHYIHTLNIAHRDLKCENILITSNYNVKITDFGFARGVRCRDRDVLSETFCGSLSYAAPEVLKGVPYLPKLADMWSMGIILYTMLNQALPFNETSARKLYELQVTKKWRFRSNVVNQLSEECKRQVTVLMEPEAKARPTAGGVFNGAWIGMDARLVKLTFLEESLLKQAVSLVEKQMRDSEAETDMERIAEIKSKSRTKEGFRVWKTSDAATIIRSKHMFDDNEKH; this is translated from the exons ATGGGGACTCCAGGCGAAAAGTGCGATCTGACTTCGCCTTCGGACCTGGCTATGCTACAAGAGAAAGGATTCATAATGGGCAAGATTATCGGAGAAGGGTCTTATGCTAAAGTACGTGCTTCAG ACGAGACCCACAACACGATGCTGGCGTGTAAAGTGATCGACACGTCGGGGGCGCCCCGCGAGTACCTCACCAAGTTCCTGCCGCGCGAGCTGGACATCCTCATCCGCCTCAACCACCCGCACATCGTGCACGTCACCGACATCTTCCAGCGCCGCGCCAGATACTACGTGTTCCAGCGATACGCCGAGAACGGGGACCTACTCAACTACGTGACGAGCAACGGCGCCGTGCCCGAGAACCAGAGCAGGCTTTGGATGCGACAGATTAGCTCCGGTCTCCACTACATACACACTTTGAACATCGCGCACAGAGATCTCAAGTGCGAAAACATATTGATCACATCAAATTACAATGTGAAGATAACAGACTTTGGATTCGCGCGCGGAGTTCGCTGCAGGGATCGGGATGTCTTGTCGGAGACGTTCTGCGGATCGCTCTCGTACGCCGCGCCGGAAGTGCTGAAAGGCGTCCCGTATCTACCCAAGCTGGCTGATATGTGGTCCATGGGGATCATTCTTTACACTATGCTAAACCAAGCACTTCCATTTAATGAGACTTCTGCGAGAAAGTTGTATGAGCTgcag GTGACGAAAAAGTGGCGGTTCCGTTCGAATGTGGTGAACCAACTATCGGAGGAGTGCAAGCGGCAAGTCACGGTGCTGATGGAGCCCGAGGCGAAGGCGCGGCCGACCGCCGGCGGCGTCTTCAACGGAGCCTGGATCGGCATGGATGCTCGCCTTGTCA AGTTGACTTTTTTGGAAGAGTCGTTACTGAAACAAGCTGTATCACTTGTCGAAAAACAGATGAGGGATTCCGAAGCGGAGACCGATATGGAGCGCATCGCTGAAATCAAAAGCAAGAGTCGGACAAAAG AGGGATTCAGAGTATGGAAAACGAGCGACGCAGCAACTATCATAAGATCGAAACATATGTTTGATGACAATGAAAAGCATTAA
- the LOC125228980 gene encoding testis-specific serine/threonine-protein kinase 3-like isoform X4, which produces MLACKVIDTSGAPREYLTKFLPRELDILIRLNHPHIVHVTDIFQRRARYYVFQRYAENGDLLNYVTSNGAVPENQSRLWMRQISSGLHYIHTLNIAHRDLKCENILITSNYNVKITDFGFARGVRCRDRDVLSETFCGSLSYAAPEVLKGVPYLPKLADMWSMGIILYTMLNQALPFNETSARKLYELQVTKKWRFRSNVVNQLSEECKRQVTVLMEPEAKARPTAGGVFNGAWIGMDARLVKLTFLEESLLKQAVSLVEKQMRDSEAETDMERIAEIKSKSRTKEGFRVWKTSDAATIIRSKHMFDDNEKH; this is translated from the exons ATGCTGGCGTGTAAAGTGATCGACACGTCGGGGGCGCCCCGCGAGTACCTCACCAAGTTCCTGCCGCGCGAGCTGGACATCCTCATCCGCCTCAACCACCCGCACATCGTGCACGTCACCGACATCTTCCAGCGCCGCGCCAGATACTACGTGTTCCAGCGATACGCCGAGAACGGGGACCTACTCAACTACGTGACGAGCAACGGCGCCGTGCCCGAGAACCAGAGCAGGCTTTGGATGCGACAGATTAGCTCCGGTCTCCACTACATACACACTTTGAACATCGCGCACAGAGATCTCAAGTGCGAAAACATATTGATCACATCAAATTACAATGTGAAGATAACAGACTTTGGATTCGCGCGCGGAGTTCGCTGCAGGGATCGGGATGTCTTGTCGGAGACGTTCTGCGGATCGCTCTCGTACGCCGCGCCGGAAGTGCTGAAAGGCGTCCCGTATCTACCCAAGCTGGCTGATATGTGGTCCATGGGGATCATTCTTTACACTATGCTAAACCAAGCACTTCCATTTAATGAGACTTCTGCGAGAAAGTTGTATGAGCTgcag GTGACGAAAAAGTGGCGGTTCCGTTCGAATGTGGTGAACCAACTATCGGAGGAGTGCAAGCGGCAAGTCACGGTGCTGATGGAGCCCGAGGCGAAGGCGCGGCCGACCGCCGGCGGCGTCTTCAACGGAGCCTGGATCGGCATGGATGCTCGCCTTGTCA AGTTGACTTTTTTGGAAGAGTCGTTACTGAAACAAGCTGTATCACTTGTCGAAAAACAGATGAGGGATTCCGAAGCGGAGACCGATATGGAGCGCATCGCTGAAATCAAAAGCAAGAGTCGGACAAAAG AGGGATTCAGAGTATGGAAAACGAGCGACGCAGCAACTATCATAAGATCGAAACATATGTTTGATGACAATGAAAAGCATTAA
- the LOC125228980 gene encoding testis-specific serine/threonine-protein kinase 3-like isoform X1, with the protein MGTPGEKCDLTSPSDLAMLQEKGFIMGKIIGEGSYAKVYKAIHVIDETHNTMLACKVIDTSGAPREYLTKFLPRELDILIRLNHPHIVHVTDIFQRRARYYVFQRYAENGDLLNYVTSNGAVPENQSRLWMRQISSGLHYIHTLNIAHRDLKCENILITSNYNVKITDFGFARGVRCRDRDVLSETFCGSLSYAAPEVLKGVPYLPKLADMWSMGIILYTMLNQALPFNETSARKLYELQVTKKWRFRSNVVNQLSEECKRQVTVLMEPEAKARPTAGGVFNGAWIGMDARLVKLTFLEESLLKQAVSLVEKQMRDSEAETDMERIAEIKSKSRTKEGFRVWKTSDAATIIRSKHMFDDNEKH; encoded by the exons ATGGGGACTCCAGGCGAAAAGTGCGATCTGACTTCGCCTTCGGACCTGGCTATGCTACAAGAGAAAGGATTCATAATGGGCAAGATTATCGGAGAAGGGTCTTATGCTAAA GTTTACAAAGCAATTCATGTGATAGACGAGACCCACAACACGATGCTGGCGTGTAAAGTGATCGACACGTCGGGGGCGCCCCGCGAGTACCTCACCAAGTTCCTGCCGCGCGAGCTGGACATCCTCATCCGCCTCAACCACCCGCACATCGTGCACGTCACCGACATCTTCCAGCGCCGCGCCAGATACTACGTGTTCCAGCGATACGCCGAGAACGGGGACCTACTCAACTACGTGACGAGCAACGGCGCCGTGCCCGAGAACCAGAGCAGGCTTTGGATGCGACAGATTAGCTCCGGTCTCCACTACATACACACTTTGAACATCGCGCACAGAGATCTCAAGTGCGAAAACATATTGATCACATCAAATTACAATGTGAAGATAACAGACTTTGGATTCGCGCGCGGAGTTCGCTGCAGGGATCGGGATGTCTTGTCGGAGACGTTCTGCGGATCGCTCTCGTACGCCGCGCCGGAAGTGCTGAAAGGCGTCCCGTATCTACCCAAGCTGGCTGATATGTGGTCCATGGGGATCATTCTTTACACTATGCTAAACCAAGCACTTCCATTTAATGAGACTTCTGCGAGAAAGTTGTATGAGCTgcag GTGACGAAAAAGTGGCGGTTCCGTTCGAATGTGGTGAACCAACTATCGGAGGAGTGCAAGCGGCAAGTCACGGTGCTGATGGAGCCCGAGGCGAAGGCGCGGCCGACCGCCGGCGGCGTCTTCAACGGAGCCTGGATCGGCATGGATGCTCGCCTTGTCA AGTTGACTTTTTTGGAAGAGTCGTTACTGAAACAAGCTGTATCACTTGTCGAAAAACAGATGAGGGATTCCGAAGCGGAGACCGATATGGAGCGCATCGCTGAAATCAAAAGCAAGAGTCGGACAAAAG AGGGATTCAGAGTATGGAAAACGAGCGACGCAGCAACTATCATAAGATCGAAACATATGTTTGATGACAATGAAAAGCATTAA